The following coding sequences lie in one Camelus bactrianus isolate YW-2024 breed Bactrian camel chromosome 8, ASM4877302v1, whole genome shotgun sequence genomic window:
- the CFAP206 gene encoding cilia- and flagella-associated protein 206 isoform X3, whose protein sequence is MGILFQLCVSRLLDSKNPSLDTIKMQVYFDMNYTSRGEFLEEHHRVIESRLSSVSREITDNRACVREELESLYRKIVSYVLLRSGLGSPTDIKIVREATAALQSVFPPVELGTFLTLSKKDKERQLKELTMIVTGIRLFNRDCGKGGEGIDDLPAILQEAIPVSTQHVDSQLEAVQDQAYRYTAILEKAAKNPLLSQELQPYMLKEALYNARQYEIFLQIILSDIITCAREVEMMIKQLGAQLEQLKMTVKSKTAVPTSQVFPIFIALSNVWTSFQDETVLISILSNLMTHLEPFLGAHELFFPEKVMQDLLDGVTVKTDMYRMKEHMEDRVNLADFRKLEWLFPETTANFDKLLIQYRGFCPYTFATTDGLLLPGNPAIGILKYKEKYYTFNTRDAAYSFAENPENYIDIIREKAKKNAELIQLLELHQQFETLIPYSQMKDVNKHYTKPITKCESSTQTDTHLLPPTIVRSYEWNEWELRRQAIKLANLRQKVTHSVQTDLSHMRRENCSQVYPSKDASTQSMTEGSSRVPRPQIYIAGLRGGKTKTTRGVKVNLTRAVDET, encoded by the exons GGGAATTTCTGGAAGAACATCACCGAGTCATAGAGTCTAGATTAAGTTCTGTTAGCAGAGAAATTACAGATAATCGAGCATGTGTTCGGGAAGAACTGGAAAGCCTCTACCGCAAGATTGTCAGCTACGTGTTACTGCGCTCTGGGCTTGGGTCCCCAACAGATATCAAGATTGTCAGAGAGGCAACAG CTGCCCTACAGAGTGTGTTTCCTCCGGTTGAGCTGGGGACCTTTCTAACTCTTTCCAAGAAGGACAAAGAACGCCAGCTGAAAGAACTCACCATGATTGTTACTGGAATCCGTTTATTTAACCGAGACTGTGGAAAGGGAGGAGAAGGCATTGATGACT TGCCTGCTATTCTGCAGGAAGCAATCCCAGTCAGCACTCAGCATGTTGATTCCCAGCTCGAGGCTGTCCAGGACCAGGCATACCGCTACACAGCCATCCTCGAGAAAGCAGCGAAGAACCCACTCTTGAGTCAAGAACTTCAGCCGTATATGCTCAAAGAAGCACTGTACAATGCACGGCAATATGAGATCTTCCTTCAGATCATTTTG TCAGATATAATTACTTGTGCTCGAGAAGTGGAAATGATGATAAAGCAGTTAGGAGCCCAACTGGAACAATTAAAAATGACTGTGAAATCAAAGACGGCTGTCCCAACATCAcaagtcttt CCCATCTTCATTGCCCTTTCCAATGTGTGGACCAGCTTTCAGGATGAAACTGTTTTGATTAGCATCCTCAGTAATTTAATGACTCACCTTGAGCCATTTCTGGGGGCTCATGAACTATTCTTTCCTGAGAAAGTAATGCAAGACCTTCTTGATGgagtgacagtgaaaactgatatGTATAGAATGAAAGAACACATGG AAGATAGAGTGAATCTGGCGGATTTCAGAAAACTGGAGTGGCTTTTCCCAGAAACAACAGCCAATTTTGATAAATTGTTAATTCAGTATCGGGGATTTTGTCCATACACATTTGCTACAACAGATGGTCTTCTCCTTCCAG GAAATCCAGCAATTggaattttgaaatataaagaaaagtattATACTTTCAATACTAGAGATGCTGCATATTCATTTGCAGAAAATCCTGAAAATTATATTGATATAATTAgggaaaaagccaaaaaaaatgcagaattaaTTCAGCTGCTGGAACTTCATCAACAGTTTGAAACCCTTATTCCATATTCTCAG ATGAAAGATGTGAACAAACATTATACAAAACCAATTACAAAGTGTGAAAGTAGCACCCAGACAGACACACACTTACTGCCGCCAACAATTGTGAGATCATATGAGTGGAATGAATGGGAATTAAGAAGACAAGCTATAAAACTG GCCAATTTGCGCCAGAAAGTTACTCACTCGGTGCAAACTGATCTCAGTCACATGAGAAGAGAAAATTGTTCCCAGGTGTACCCTTCAAAGGATGCTAGCACGCAGTCAATGACAGAAGGCAGCAGCCGAGTGCCCAGGCCCCAGATCTACATAGCTGGTCTCCGTGGGGGCAAGACTAAGACCACCCGCGGAGTCAAGGTGAACTTAACCAGAGCTGTGGATGAAACTTAG